In Cellvibrio polysaccharolyticus, a genomic segment contains:
- a CDS encoding flagellar basal body-associated FliL family protein, giving the protein MAKDTGKPADGAAPKVNNRKKYLMIAVAAIALVGISVGGTLAVVGLGSSDTTPATQSDAAAVKKPAIYYALPPAFVANFSVGGRQRFLQTDVALLIRDADVSAALDLHKPAIRNSLVMLFSAQNFETLQTIEGKEALREQALANVQAVLQKEIGKAGVEQVLFTSFVMQ; this is encoded by the coding sequence ATGGCAAAGGACACGGGCAAACCGGCAGACGGCGCAGCGCCCAAAGTAAATAATCGAAAAAAATACCTGATGATCGCGGTAGCGGCTATCGCTCTGGTCGGTATTTCTGTTGGCGGCACGCTGGCGGTGGTCGGGTTGGGCTCTTCGGATACCACGCCTGCTACACAAAGCGACGCGGCAGCCGTCAAAAAACCGGCCATCTATTACGCTCTGCCTCCTGCCTTTGTGGCGAACTTTTCCGTTGGCGGCCGCCAGCGGTTTTTACAAACCGACGTCGCCTTGTTAATTCGTGATGCCGATGTTTCCGCCGCGCTGGATTTACACAAACCTGCTATTCGCAATAGCCTGGTCATGTTGTTCAGCGCCCAGAATTTTGAAACCCTGCAAACTATTGAAGGTAAAGAGGCGTTGCGCGAACAGGCGTTGGCCAATGTGCAGGCAGTGTTGCAAAAAGAAATTGGTAAAGCCGGGGTAGAGCAGGTTTTGTTCACCAGTTTTGTGATGCAATAA
- a CDS encoding STAS domain-containing protein, with amino-acid sequence MAISSSVSADGSQLTIAVEGRFDFSSHQAFRMAYEKLPKVPTLFRVDLRDATYLDSSALGMLLLLRDYAGGDKASIEIINCSPDVKKILTISNFEQLFTIL; translated from the coding sequence ATGGCAATTTCTTCAAGCGTATCGGCCGATGGCAGTCAATTGACAATAGCGGTTGAAGGGCGCTTCGACTTCAGTTCTCATCAGGCTTTTCGTATGGCCTATGAAAAACTGCCCAAGGTTCCGACCTTATTTCGTGTGGATTTGAGAGACGCGACCTATCTGGATAGCTCGGCGTTGGGAATGTTGTTATTGCTGCGTGATTATGCCGGTGGCGACAAAGCCAGTATCGAAATCATCAATTGTTCACCAGACGTTAAAAAAATCCTTACTATCTCCAACTTTGAACAGCTGTTTACTATTCTCTGA
- the flhB gene encoding flagellar biosynthesis protein FlhB — protein sequence MAEGGDSSQEKTEEPSARKLEKSREEGQIPRSRELTTTAILLAGTVGLYIFFGFMTSKIVGITRHNFTIPRESIFDPDAMIAYLSTSFYDGFVSMFPLFGILLVASVAGPIALGGWLLSGKAMAPKFSRMNPAAGLKRMFSMKSLIELAKALGKVVVILGATILLLLALQQAMFRLSDENVNTAIVHSLELSGYAAIILSAVTVVIAAVDIPIQLWEHNKKLKMSKQELRDESKDTDGKPEVKGRIRQLQREISQRRMMSSVPDADVIITNPTHFAVALRYDQDNMSTPVLLAKGGDRVALKIREIGKEHKVEIIESAALARAIFYTTDIDQEIPSGLYVAVAQVLAYVFQLRTYRKGKGERPPFPRNIKLPKDMQFD from the coding sequence ATGGCAGAAGGCGGCGACAGTAGTCAGGAAAAAACCGAAGAGCCCTCGGCACGAAAACTTGAAAAGTCTCGTGAAGAGGGCCAGATTCCCCGATCGCGAGAACTGACCACCACCGCTATTTTGTTAGCAGGCACAGTTGGCCTTTATATTTTTTTCGGTTTCATGACCTCCAAAATAGTGGGCATAACCCGCCATAACTTCACCATTCCCCGCGAGTCCATTTTTGATCCGGACGCGATGATCGCTTATTTGTCTACGTCTTTTTACGACGGCTTTGTCAGCATGTTTCCGCTGTTCGGTATTTTGCTGGTAGCTTCTGTGGCGGGCCCCATTGCGCTCGGCGGCTGGTTGCTCAGTGGCAAAGCGATGGCTCCCAAATTCAGCCGCATGAACCCTGCTGCCGGTTTGAAACGCATGTTTTCGATGAAGTCACTGATTGAACTGGCTAAAGCGCTGGGTAAGGTGGTGGTGATTCTGGGCGCGACTATTTTGCTGCTATTGGCGTTGCAGCAAGCGATGTTTCGTTTGTCCGATGAAAACGTGAATACCGCCATTGTGCATTCGCTGGAGCTGAGCGGTTATGCGGCGATTATTTTGTCGGCGGTTACGGTGGTGATTGCGGCGGTGGATATTCCTATTCAGCTGTGGGAGCACAACAAAAAGCTGAAAATGTCGAAACAGGAATTGAGAGACGAATCCAAAGATACCGATGGCAAGCCGGAAGTAAAAGGGCGCATTCGTCAGTTACAACGGGAGATATCACAACGGCGCATGATGTCCTCGGTGCCGGATGCGGACGTTATCATTACCAACCCGACCCATTTTGCGGTGGCGCTTCGCTATGATCAGGACAATATGTCGACGCCTGTTTTGTTGGCGAAAGGTGGTGATCGGGTTGCTTTGAAAATCCGCGAGATTGGCAAGGAGCATAAGGTCGAGATTATTGAATCGGCGGCGTTGGCGCGGGCGATTTTTTATACGACTGATATTGATCAGGAGATTCCTTCCGGACTGTATGTGGCTGTTGCTCAGGTGCTTGCTTACGTTTTTCAGTTGCGTACTTACCGTAAAGGCAAAGGTGAGCGGCCGCCGTTTCCTCGTAATATTAAATTGCCGAAAGATATGCAGTTTGATTGA
- a CDS encoding ATP-binding SpoIIE family protein phosphatase, with protein sequence MMPATGLSILVADDNAIDRMILETILHKDGHQVFTATNGREAVDSWREFRQAIVLMDALMPEMDGFEAVRHIRQMAGETLVPVIFLTALTDTPSLLKCLEAGGDDFLSKPYNRVILQAKIKAFNRMREMHATMQAQRNQIAHHHALIVHEQKVARQVFDNIAHSGCLDASNVRYYLSSMAIFNGDVLLAAMTPSGNMMVLLGDFTGHGLPAAISAMPLVTTFYGMVPKGFSLQDILREINSKLKHTLPVGFFCCAVMIEVNFNQRQLCIWNGGLPDAVLHHSQNGEIQRFRSTHLPLGVLNEQQFQVNCEYVNVQPQDRFYMWSDGIHEAMNSAGEMFGEERLLRLFNDVKAESRFDRILQDVNLFAGSENKQDDVSLFEIIMSAPLDPGSHDRPESKAMTGRLHQWQLAFEIQPATFKVFDPLPLLLQILMEVPGLQGSATSLYTILAELYSNALEHGILKLDSAIKQQPDGFKNYYQLREERLQQPHEGAFIALSFDCSAEHHGGRLVIRVRDSGDGFDYHRAPEAGDANQWSGRGLYLLSKLCHDMKFHGNGNDIEVHYVWGETDNREKEVDHVR encoded by the coding sequence ATGATGCCCGCAACCGGCTTATCCATTCTTGTCGCCGATGACAATGCCATTGATCGGATGATCCTTGAAACCATTCTGCATAAGGATGGCCATCAGGTATTTACCGCAACCAATGGCCGCGAGGCGGTAGATTCCTGGCGCGAGTTTCGCCAGGCTATTGTACTGATGGACGCCCTGATGCCGGAGATGGACGGCTTTGAGGCGGTTCGCCACATCCGCCAAATGGCCGGTGAAACCCTCGTTCCGGTTATTTTCCTGACCGCATTAACCGACACACCTTCCTTGCTCAAATGCCTTGAGGCCGGCGGCGACGATTTTCTCTCCAAGCCTTACAACCGCGTAATTCTGCAAGCCAAAATCAAAGCTTTTAATCGTATGCGCGAAATGCACGCCACCATGCAGGCGCAGCGCAATCAAATTGCCCACCACCATGCCCTGATTGTGCACGAGCAAAAAGTTGCCCGGCAGGTGTTTGACAATATCGCTCACAGCGGTTGTCTCGATGCCAGCAATGTTCGCTATTACCTGTCTTCAATGGCTATTTTTAATGGCGATGTGTTGCTGGCTGCGATGACGCCGTCGGGCAATATGATGGTGTTGCTCGGGGATTTTACCGGCCATGGCTTGCCTGCTGCGATCAGTGCCATGCCGCTGGTAACCACCTTTTACGGCATGGTCCCGAAAGGTTTTTCGCTACAGGATATTCTTCGTGAAATTAACAGCAAATTAAAGCACACCCTTCCGGTGGGCTTTTTTTGCTGTGCGGTGATGATTGAAGTCAATTTCAACCAGCGTCAACTTTGTATCTGGAATGGCGGTTTACCGGATGCCGTTTTGCACCACTCGCAAAATGGCGAAATTCAACGTTTCCGCTCCACACATTTGCCGTTGGGGGTGCTTAACGAGCAGCAGTTTCAGGTGAACTGTGAGTACGTTAATGTGCAGCCGCAAGATCGTTTTTATATGTGGTCAGATGGCATTCATGAAGCCATGAACAGCGCCGGTGAAATGTTTGGCGAAGAACGGTTGTTGCGTTTATTTAATGACGTTAAAGCCGAGTCCCGCTTCGATCGGATATTACAGGATGTGAATCTTTTTGCCGGGAGTGAAAACAAACAGGATGATGTGTCATTGTTTGAAATTATTATGTCGGCGCCGCTCGACCCGGGTTCCCATGATCGGCCGGAGTCCAAGGCGATGACCGGGCGTTTGCATCAATGGCAACTGGCTTTTGAAATTCAGCCGGCCACGTTCAAGGTATTTGATCCATTACCGCTGCTGTTGCAAATTTTAATGGAAGTACCGGGGTTGCAAGGTTCTGCTACATCGCTTTACACCATTCTCGCCGAGCTTTATTCCAATGCACTAGAGCATGGTATTTTGAAACTGGATTCGGCCATCAAACAACAACCGGATGGTTTCAAAAACTATTATCAATTGCGCGAAGAGCGCTTGCAGCAACCGCATGAAGGCGCCTTTATTGCGCTTTCTTTTGATTGCTCGGCAGAACACCACGGCGGGCGACTGGTCATTCGGGTGCGGGATAGCGGTGACGGTTTTGATTATCACCGTGCGCCTGAGGCTGGCGATGCCAACCAGTGGAGTGGGCGAGGTCTTTATCTTTTATCAAAGCTCTGCCACGACATGAAGTTTCATGGAAATGGCAATGACATTGAAGTCCATTATGTCTGGGGCGAAACCGACAACCGCGAAAAAGAGGTCGACCATGTCCGTTAA
- the fliJ gene encoding flagellar export protein FliJ: MAESRAKRMQLVLSLTERQEKEAATRVEECKTLLTQEQEQLQQLQDYSGQYLEAYADKSGLLQVQQRINYSSFIQRLTVAIEEQRYKVERTAKVHEQALARWQDVYLRRKSISQLIERLQQEENALLDKRLQKELDELAAQQFNRREL; the protein is encoded by the coding sequence GTGGCCGAATCCCGCGCAAAGCGTATGCAACTGGTACTGTCTCTTACTGAGCGTCAGGAGAAGGAGGCGGCTACCCGCGTGGAAGAGTGCAAAACCTTGCTGACTCAGGAGCAGGAGCAGCTGCAACAGCTGCAAGACTACTCCGGGCAGTATCTTGAAGCCTACGCTGATAAATCCGGCTTGTTGCAAGTGCAGCAGCGGATCAACTACAGCAGTTTTATCCAGCGGTTGACGGTGGCGATTGAAGAACAGCGCTACAAAGTTGAACGCACCGCCAAAGTCCATGAACAGGCGTTGGCACGCTGGCAGGATGTCTACCTGCGGCGCAAATCCATCAGCCAGTTGATCGAGCGCCTGCAACAGGAAGAAAACGCCTTGCTCGACAAACGCTTACAAAAAGAACTGGATGAACTGGCCGCTCAGCAATTCAACCGACGCGAGTTGTAA
- the fliR gene encoding flagellar biosynthetic protein FliR produces MNELLISEAQLNQFIGQYLWPLLRVSAFYFAVPVIGARMVPARVRILLSLLTVMLLSPMLPEIPTTPFLSLGGMVMVVKEVLIGLALGFMLQVVMHVFVLAGQLIAMKMGLGFASMNDPSNGVSVTVLSQFYLLMTTLLFLSINGHLIVIQMLVDSYEAFPLTGEGLQPSHFFTVFSMGSWMFSVALVICLPLFTSLLVVNMSFGVMSRSAPQMNVFTVGFPITLIFGLLLMWYGLGNFLPLFESIMQEGFLIVLQLLEAP; encoded by the coding sequence ATGAATGAGCTACTGATCAGCGAAGCGCAACTGAACCAGTTTATTGGTCAGTATCTGTGGCCCTTGCTACGTGTCAGTGCTTTCTATTTTGCCGTCCCGGTTATCGGCGCGCGGATGGTGCCAGCGCGCGTGCGTATCTTGCTATCGCTGTTAACCGTCATGCTGCTGTCGCCCATGCTACCGGAAATTCCCACTACACCTTTTCTATCTCTGGGTGGCATGGTAATGGTGGTCAAGGAAGTATTGATTGGCCTGGCGCTGGGCTTTATGTTGCAAGTGGTGATGCATGTGTTTGTGCTGGCCGGGCAATTGATAGCGATGAAAATGGGGCTGGGTTTCGCGTCCATGAATGACCCGTCCAACGGCGTTAGCGTTACCGTGTTATCGCAATTCTATCTGTTAATGACCACCTTGCTTTTCTTGTCTATCAACGGACATTTAATTGTTATTCAAATGCTGGTCGATAGTTATGAGGCTTTTCCCTTAACCGGGGAAGGCTTGCAACCTTCGCACTTTTTTACGGTGTTCAGCATGGGCTCGTGGATGTTCAGCGTGGCCTTGGTGATTTGTTTACCGCTGTTTACCTCGCTGCTGGTGGTGAATATGTCGTTCGGCGTAATGAGCCGTTCAGCACCGCAAATGAACGTGTTTACCGTTGGCTTTCCCATCACGCTGATCTTTGGTTTGTTATTGATGTGGTACGGCCTGGGTAATTTTTTACCGCTGTTTGAATCCATTATGCAGGAAGGTTTCCTTATTGTTCTGCAATTGCTGGAGGCGCCCTGA
- the fliO gene encoding flagellar biosynthetic protein FliO, with protein MLALKRFIAFFIVLAAIGSPFVMAEEIANGLSSSSSGSIESIENAQAIDAAENADAGELEENSGSADVKNSAEALTLEDKAQAIPLKEAAPLKEGAESPATEQPVSGKAKPVPPPAAQSPVKVNGVSSLLSVFVGLLFILGLILALAWFVKRIGQGGITANNHLRIVASLPLGTRERLALVDVGGKQILLGLTPQNINTLHVFDEPVIDSASAEPSEFALKLRSLLNPTAAKNNQTTEPHP; from the coding sequence ATGCTCGCGTTAAAACGCTTCATTGCATTTTTTATAGTACTGGCGGCCATCGGGTCGCCATTTGTTATGGCCGAAGAAATAGCCAATGGCCTATCCTCAAGCAGCAGTGGCTCGATCGAGTCGATAGAAAATGCTCAAGCTATCGATGCGGCTGAAAACGCTGACGCTGGTGAGCTGGAAGAAAACTCTGGCTCTGCCGATGTTAAAAACAGTGCTGAAGCTCTCACGTTGGAAGACAAGGCACAAGCTATTCCATTAAAAGAGGCGGCCCCATTAAAAGAAGGGGCTGAATCTCCTGCTACTGAACAGCCGGTAAGCGGTAAAGCGAAACCGGTACCGCCGCCCGCCGCTCAATCTCCTGTCAAGGTAAACGGTGTAAGCAGTTTACTCAGTGTTTTTGTCGGGTTGTTGTTCATTCTGGGGCTTATTCTGGCCTTGGCCTGGTTTGTAAAACGTATCGGGCAGGGCGGAATTACCGCCAACAACCATTTACGTATTGTAGCCAGTTTGCCGTTGGGTACGCGCGAAAGGCTGGCACTGGTTGATGTTGGTGGTAAGCAAATTCTGCTCGGTTTAACCCCGCAAAATATTAATACCCTGCATGTGTTCGATGAACCGGTGATTGACTCAGCGTCAGCTGAACCTTCGGAGTTCGCATTGAAGCTGCGCAGTTTACTTAACCCGACCGCTGCCAAAAATAATCAAACCACGGAGCCTCACCCTTGA
- a CDS encoding flagellar hook-length control protein FliK, protein MNNGSGISQSTANAAFTRASNTKTAVSVDFGGAGSNNSFENTLQQARQKVARSTQERPAPPNPREPSTPRPAAAAAKDSAPLRAEQATEKRPAAANKNEPDTSPSKPLTTENTELAAVEETSTAAPLTDASQTALPLEDTAPGVLLLANGVPDQVVTDETDPLDGESLLAEVDTEEPLPEELLKPEEETDAPVEEEPVAIAVETDEAAPTPQVALQGAPANARTDAAANTSESAVLTANKVTVEAGKSSGAPVVDDSIAGADDGLPAEEGLLARASGSASRTSLPTDANTAPPAETRTAPPTTAVIAETTRAAESLAVTGRGFTVQSQVGVPMGHPQWNQAVVNRVMWLSAQNLPSAEIRLDPPELGPLQVRIQVQNDHVQVNFVSQNPNVRDVLDQQANRLREMFAENGMSLDVGVSDQAFSRRDQEQSSGGGNGSNAEPGDEEEQAATARIIRLVDHYA, encoded by the coding sequence ATGAATAACGGATCCGGTATTTCACAATCGACCGCCAACGCGGCATTTACCCGCGCCTCGAATACCAAAACAGCGGTAAGCGTAGATTTCGGCGGCGCAGGTAGTAACAACTCCTTTGAAAATACCTTGCAGCAGGCGCGGCAAAAAGTTGCCCGTTCAACGCAGGAGCGTCCAGCTCCCCCAAATCCTCGTGAGCCATCAACTCCCCGACCAGCGGCAGCTGCCGCCAAAGACAGCGCACCGCTGCGTGCCGAACAGGCCACTGAAAAAAGACCGGCAGCGGCGAATAAAAACGAACCGGACACGTCGCCTTCCAAACCCTTAACGACAGAAAATACTGAACTCGCCGCTGTGGAAGAAACCTCAACAGCCGCGCCCTTAACCGATGCCAGCCAGACAGCGCTGCCGCTTGAAGATACCGCCCCGGGTGTTTTACTGCTGGCTAACGGCGTTCCGGATCAGGTGGTTACCGACGAGACTGATCCGCTTGACGGGGAATCTCTGCTGGCAGAGGTTGATACGGAAGAACCACTGCCTGAAGAACTGCTGAAACCGGAAGAGGAAACAGACGCTCCGGTTGAGGAAGAACCCGTGGCTATTGCCGTTGAGACCGACGAGGCTGCGCCAACACCTCAGGTAGCCTTGCAAGGTGCGCCGGCCAATGCCCGGACAGATGCCGCCGCGAACACATCGGAATCGGCAGTGTTAACGGCCAACAAAGTCACCGTCGAGGCTGGCAAATCAAGCGGTGCGCCGGTAGTGGATGATTCCATTGCCGGCGCTGATGATGGGCTGCCTGCGGAAGAGGGCTTGCTTGCCAGGGCGAGCGGGTCGGCGTCGCGCACGTCGCTGCCCACTGATGCAAACACGGCTCCGCCAGCCGAAACGCGCACAGCACCTCCCACCACCGCAGTGATTGCTGAAACCACGCGGGCTGCAGAAAGCCTGGCGGTAACGGGGCGCGGTTTTACGGTGCAATCCCAGGTGGGTGTGCCAATGGGGCACCCGCAATGGAATCAGGCGGTGGTCAACCGCGTTATGTGGCTATCGGCGCAAAATCTGCCATCCGCTGAAATACGTCTCGACCCGCCAGAGCTGGGGCCGTTACAGGTGCGCATTCAGGTGCAAAATGACCATGTGCAAGTCAATTTTGTTAGCCAAAACCCCAATGTGCGCGACGTGCTGGATCAGCAAGCCAACCGTTTGCGGGAAATGTTTGCCGAAAATGGCATGTCGCTGGACGTGGGCGTTTCCGATCAGGCATTTTCCCGGCGCGATCAGGAACAATCCTCTGGTGGTGGCAATGGCAGCAATGCCGAACCCGGTGATGAAGAAGAGCAGGCCGCCACCGCTCGCATTATTCGTCTGGTAGATCATTACGCCTGA
- the fliN gene encoding flagellar motor switch protein FliN, with amino-acid sequence MTTNDDIDQDSMADDWAAAMQEQAAVDAIDVSRVPLDELHVESEKNIHNPDLDVILDIPVSISMEVGRTSITIRNLLQLNQGSVIELDRLAGEPLDVLVNGTLIAHGEVVVVNEKFGIRMTDVISPSERIKKLR; translated from the coding sequence ATGACAACAAATGATGACATTGATCAGGATTCCATGGCCGATGATTGGGCCGCTGCCATGCAGGAACAGGCAGCGGTGGACGCGATTGATGTCAGTCGCGTGCCATTGGACGAGCTGCATGTTGAATCGGAAAAAAATATTCACAACCCGGATCTGGATGTCATTCTCGATATTCCAGTGAGCATTTCCATGGAAGTAGGGCGCACCTCGATCACCATTCGCAACCTGCTGCAACTGAACCAGGGCTCGGTTATTGAGCTGGATCGTCTTGCTGGTGAGCCGCTGGATGTACTGGTTAATGGCACACTCATCGCCCACGGTGAAGTGGTGGTGGTGAACGAAAAATTCGGCATCCGCATGACCGATGTTATCAGCCCCTCCGAGCGTATTAAAAAATTACGTTAA
- the fliQ gene encoding flagellar biosynthesis protein FliQ, which translates to MTPEVVMDIFADAFFLTMLMVLVIVGPSLVVGLIVSMFQAATQINEQTLSFLPRLIMTIATIMMAGPWLITRFMDLFDRLFNNIPYLIG; encoded by the coding sequence ATGACTCCCGAAGTGGTAATGGATATTTTTGCCGACGCCTTTTTCCTTACCATGCTCATGGTGTTGGTGATTGTTGGTCCGAGCCTGGTGGTGGGCTTGATCGTCAGTATGTTTCAGGCTGCCACCCAGATTAACGAACAAACCCTCAGTTTTTTGCCGCGGCTTATCATGACTATCGCGACCATCATGATGGCTGGCCCCTGGCTGATTACGCGCTTTATGGATTTGTTTGACCGCTTGTTCAATAACATCCCCTATCTCATCGGCTAG
- the fliP gene encoding flagellar type III secretion system pore protein FliP (The bacterial flagellar biogenesis protein FliP forms a type III secretion system (T3SS)-type pore required for flagellar assembly.) produces MVLLASPLHAQAPAPVNDPTAPSATAIGGSLPAIPGLPALTVQTNPDGSQDYTVTLQILMIMTMLTFLPAILMMMTSFTRIIIVFSILRQALGLQQSPSNQILIGLALFLTFFIMQPVLNQVNENALQPYINEQITAQQAIANTTAPFHDFMLSQTRESDIALFVGIAGLEPIATPEETPFNILVPAFIISELKTAFQIGFIIFIPFLVIDIVVSSVLMAMGMMMLSPLIISLPFKIMLFVLVDGWAMIVGTLAASFGV; encoded by the coding sequence ATGGTTTTGCTAGCGTCTCCTTTGCACGCCCAGGCGCCGGCACCGGTCAATGACCCGACCGCACCTTCGGCAACAGCGATTGGCGGCAGTTTACCGGCTATTCCCGGGTTGCCTGCCTTGACGGTACAAACCAACCCGGACGGCAGCCAGGACTATACGGTTACGCTACAAATTTTAATGATCATGACAATGCTGACATTTTTGCCAGCCATTCTCATGATGATGACCTCCTTCACCCGCATCATTATTGTGTTTTCCATCTTGCGCCAGGCGCTTGGTTTACAGCAGTCGCCGTCCAACCAGATTCTTATCGGTCTTGCACTGTTTTTAACGTTTTTTATTATGCAGCCGGTATTGAATCAGGTTAACGAAAACGCCTTGCAGCCGTACATCAATGAACAAATCACCGCGCAGCAAGCCATAGCCAATACCACGGCACCGTTTCATGATTTTATGTTGTCGCAAACCCGCGAAAGCGATATCGCCTTGTTTGTCGGTATTGCCGGCTTGGAGCCTATCGCAACGCCGGAAGAAACGCCTTTCAATATTCTCGTACCGGCTTTTATCATCAGTGAATTGAAAACCGCCTTTCAGATCGGCTTTATTATTTTTATTCCCTTTCTTGTGATTGATATCGTGGTATCCAGCGTGTTGATGGCGATGGGTATGATGATGCTGTCGCCGCTGATTATTTCTCTGCCGTTTAAAATTATGCTGTTTGTACTGGTCGATGGCTGGGCGATGATTGTGGGTACACTTGCCGCCAGTTTTGGCGTGTAG
- the fliM gene encoding flagellar motor switch protein FliM — MQDLLSQDEIDALLHGVDDGDINTDADQDSGSVRSYDLTSQDRIVRGRMPTLEMINERFARYTRISLFNLLRRTADVSVGGLQIQKFGEYVHTLYVPTSLNMVKFRPLRGTALIILDARLVFKLVDNFFGGDGRHAKIEGREFTPTELRVIQMVLNQAFVDLAEAWKAIMPINFEYINSEVNPSMANIVSPSEVVVVSTFHVELDGGGGEIHITMPYSMIEPIREVLDAGLQSDSDEQDERWEKALREDVLTARVDLECDIARRDISLRDVAALKAGDVIPIEFSDVHVITANGVPMFRAELGQHKGNLALKINDFIDRSHTQNITATGGVPDDNK, encoded by the coding sequence GTGCAAGATTTATTATCACAAGATGAAATTGATGCGTTATTGCACGGTGTTGATGACGGCGATATCAACACCGATGCCGATCAGGACTCGGGTTCAGTTCGCTCCTATGACCTGACCAGTCAGGATCGGATTGTTCGTGGGCGTATGCCCACGCTGGAAATGATCAACGAACGTTTTGCCCGCTACACGCGTATCAGTTTGTTTAATTTGCTGCGGCGCACCGCGGATGTTTCGGTGGGCGGTTTGCAGATTCAAAAATTTGGCGAATACGTGCACACGCTTTATGTGCCCACCAGCCTTAATATGGTGAAGTTTCGTCCTTTGCGTGGCACGGCGCTGATTATTCTCGACGCCCGGCTGGTATTCAAACTGGTTGATAACTTTTTTGGTGGTGATGGTCGCCATGCCAAAATCGAAGGCCGTGAATTTACCCCGACAGAATTACGCGTTATTCAAATGGTGTTGAATCAGGCTTTCGTGGATCTTGCCGAAGCCTGGAAAGCCATTATGCCCATCAACTTCGAGTACATTAACTCCGAAGTGAATCCCTCCATGGCCAACATTGTCAGCCCCAGTGAAGTGGTGGTGGTAAGCACCTTTCACGTAGAGCTGGATGGCGGCGGCGGTGAAATTCATATCACTATGCCTTACTCGATGATCGAGCCAATCCGCGAAGTGCTGGATGCGGGTTTGCAAAGCGATAGCGATGAACAGGACGAACGCTGGGAAAAAGCACTGCGGGAAGATGTATTGACCGCCCGCGTTGATCTCGAATGCGATATCGCCCGTCGCGATATTTCGCTGCGCGATGTTGCCGCACTCAAAGCCGGTGATGTGATCCCGATTGAGTTTTCTGACGTACATGTCATTACCGCCAATGGGGTTCCTATGTTTCGTGCCGAGCTCGGCCAGCATAAGGGCAATCTGGCATTAAAAATTAACGACTTTATCGACAGAAGTCATACACAAAATATTACGGCAACCGGAGGAGTACCCGATGACAACAAATGA
- a CDS encoding Hpt domain-containing protein, with the protein MSVNTLDREVLTSLRLIMEEDFAALLNAWWQDAGEKMAQLHEAVRNDDHDAVRRTAHSLKGSGSNLGLLALNAVCQEIESTATSMNLASEATGHMLVNLQQSINASAQALQEETGVILIGANFSG; encoded by the coding sequence ATGTCCGTTAATACGCTTGATCGTGAAGTACTGACCTCATTGCGCCTGATTATGGAAGAGGATTTTGCCGCGCTCCTTAATGCCTGGTGGCAGGATGCGGGCGAAAAAATGGCACAACTGCACGAAGCCGTTCGCAACGATGATCACGATGCCGTGCGCCGCACAGCGCACAGCCTGAAAGGCAGTGGCAGTAATTTGGGCTTGCTGGCGCTTAACGCGGTTTGCCAGGAGATCGAATCAACCGCAACAAGCATGAACCTGGCCAGCGAGGCGACCGGGCACATGCTGGTAAACTTGCAGCAATCCATCAACGCATCCGCACAAGCACTACAGGAAGAAACCGGCGTCATATTAATCGGCGCGAATTTTTCAGGCTGA